The Chthonomonadales bacterium genome contains a region encoding:
- a CDS encoding aspartate aminotransferase family protein, with protein sequence MFERESLPLLREALEQMEEGFRALPGFTPAIDVAALRPVLAEAAARMRDNYPYAHPLYAGQMLKPPHPVARLAYALALWLNPNNHALDGGRASSAMEQEAAADIARMLGWEAHLGHLCGGGTMANLEALWVAREVSDTRGVAASAQAHYTHPRLCGVLGVPFTSVPTDPRGRMDPAALEAALRRGGIGTVVATLGTTAIGACDPLPEILALRDRHAFRLHVDAAYGGYFALASGLSPETRRAYDRLAEADSVVVDPHKHGLQPYGCGCVLFRDPAVGCVYKHDSPYTYFSSSELHLGEISLECSRAGASAVALWATQRLLPLAPGGAFARGLDRSLEAARALHARLRGDRRFLTTLGPELDIVVWGAAAGSASASSARARRVFEEAAREDLHLALVDLPADWFRGPWPMEWDRDTLTCLRSCLMKPEHLPWLDRLWAALDRAADRAAAA encoded by the coding sequence ATGTTCGAGCGAGAGAGCCTCCCTCTGCTGCGGGAAGCGCTGGAGCAGATGGAGGAAGGGTTCCGGGCTCTGCCCGGCTTCACGCCGGCCATCGACGTCGCGGCGCTCCGGCCCGTCCTCGCCGAGGCCGCGGCGCGAATGCGCGATAACTACCCCTACGCGCACCCGCTCTACGCTGGCCAGATGCTGAAGCCGCCGCACCCGGTGGCGCGCCTGGCCTACGCCCTGGCGCTCTGGCTTAACCCGAACAACCACGCGCTCGACGGCGGGCGCGCGAGCTCCGCGATGGAGCAGGAGGCCGCGGCCGACATCGCCCGAATGCTCGGCTGGGAGGCCCACCTGGGCCACCTCTGCGGTGGCGGGACGATGGCGAACCTGGAGGCGCTCTGGGTGGCCCGCGAGGTCAGCGACACCCGCGGGGTAGCCGCCTCGGCCCAGGCGCACTACACCCATCCGCGCCTGTGCGGCGTGCTCGGCGTCCCGTTCACCTCGGTCCCCACCGACCCTCGCGGCCGCATGGACCCCGCCGCGCTCGAGGCCGCCCTTCGGCGCGGCGGCATCGGCACCGTGGTCGCCACCCTCGGCACGACCGCCATCGGCGCGTGCGACCCGCTGCCCGAGATCCTCGCGCTGCGCGACCGCCACGCCTTTCGCCTGCACGTGGACGCCGCCTACGGAGGCTACTTCGCGCTCGCGAGCGGCCTGAGCCCGGAGACCCGCCGCGCCTACGACCGGCTCGCCGAGGCGGACTCGGTGGTTGTGGACCCGCACAAGCACGGTCTGCAGCCCTACGGCTGCGGGTGCGTCCTTTTCCGCGATCCTGCCGTAGGCTGCGTCTACAAGCACGACTCGCCCTACACCTACTTCTCCTCCTCCGAGTTGCATCTAGGGGAGATCAGTCTGGAGTGCTCGCGGGCGGGCGCCTCGGCGGTGGCGCTGTGGGCCACGCAGCGCCTGCTGCCTCTGGCGCCGGGAGGCGCCTTCGCGCGGGGGCTCGACCGCTCGCTGGAGGCCGCGCGCGCGCTCCATGCCCGGCTGCGCGGCGACCGGCGGTTCCTGACCACCCTGGGGCCGGAACTGGACATCGTCGTGTGGGGGGCTGCCGCCGGGAGCGCGAGCGCCTCCTCCGCGCGGGCCCGCCGCGTCTTCGAGGAGGCCGCGCGCGAGGACCTGCATCTGGCGCTCGTCGACCTGCCGGCGGATTGGTTCCGCGGCCCGTGGCCGATGGAGTGGGACCGCGACACCCTCACCTGCCTGCGCTCCTGCCTGATGAAGCCCGAGCACCTGCCGTGGCTGGACCGCCTCTGGGCGGCGCTGGACCGTGCCGCCGACCGCGCCGCGGCGGCGTGA
- a CDS encoding DUF2961 domain-containing protein, with translation MNPLPLSVALVGFAATSSGAAEPPDYLGWLSRLDLLPRYRAVSVASFSSYDRTGGNDDGFSGKYSFLRKEGDALVIAEMRGPGVIQRIATPTPTDHPLEFYFDGEETPRLTIGFRELFTANRPPFRGPLVGHAGGGFFCYVPIPYRSACKVLYRGPRMQFYQINYATFAPGTDVESYSAEWAARAEDRLAAARDLLGMQGQDLCARGAPEGARVQVARARRTLGPGRRVTLYQTSRAGRIVGIRLGPLAALAGKARDVLLRITWDGARAPAVLCPVGDFLGAAWGEPAARSLLVGADGDTGYCYFPMPFDRSARVELVSERADGEPIDVRAEVAHVDVPRRPDEGRFYAVWRRENPTSVGAPFTFVKAEGRGHLVGAILQAQGMEGGNTIFFEGDDQATIDGSLTVHGTGSEDFFNGGWYDVPGRWDHRFSMPLAGCLDYEKPLGRTGGFRLFLPDAYTFERSLHLAIEHAPEGNTLTTDYVGMTYLYADRPPSGAGELPPATQRAVTDPARVVFVTGWNVPIDAFSFGNATLTKREEKVGERTVRVLSMRATGSDVFGDHFLALRCEAPSTGDYRVLAEVLAGPDGGIVRLDREEAPAGPDVDLYAPAAEVRSVELGRLPMRAGANRVLLKLVGANAASSGKGIDLVSVSLDRLPAP, from the coding sequence TTGAACCCGCTGCCGCTCTCCGTCGCCCTCGTCGGGTTCGCCGCCACCTCCAGCGGCGCCGCCGAGCCGCCCGACTACCTGGGCTGGCTCTCCCGCCTCGACCTGCTGCCGCGCTACCGCGCCGTCAGCGTGGCCTCCTTTAGCAGCTACGACCGCACCGGCGGCAATGACGACGGCTTCTCGGGCAAGTACTCCTTCCTGCGCAAGGAGGGCGACGCCCTCGTGATCGCCGAGATGCGTGGCCCCGGCGTCATCCAGCGCATTGCGACCCCCACGCCCACCGACCATCCGCTGGAGTTCTACTTCGACGGCGAGGAGACCCCGCGCCTGACCATCGGCTTCCGCGAGTTGTTCACGGCCAACCGTCCGCCCTTCCGAGGGCCGCTGGTCGGCCACGCGGGCGGAGGCTTCTTCTGCTACGTGCCGATCCCCTACCGCTCCGCGTGCAAGGTGCTATATCGCGGCCCGAGGATGCAGTTCTACCAGATCAACTACGCCACGTTCGCGCCGGGCACCGACGTCGAGAGCTACAGCGCCGAATGGGCTGCCCGCGCGGAGGACCGGTTGGCGGCGGCGCGGGACCTGCTCGGCATGCAGGGCCAGGACCTCTGCGCCCGGGGCGCGCCGGAGGGCGCTCGGGTGCAGGTCGCGCGCGCCCGGCGCACGCTGGGGCCGGGCAGGCGCGTTACGCTCTACCAGACCAGTCGCGCCGGGCGCATCGTGGGGATCCGGCTCGGCCCGCTCGCGGCGCTTGCCGGCAAGGCGCGCGACGTGCTGCTGCGGATCACGTGGGACGGAGCCCGCGCGCCGGCGGTGCTTTGCCCGGTGGGCGACTTCCTGGGAGCGGCCTGGGGCGAGCCGGCCGCGCGCTCCCTGCTCGTGGGAGCGGACGGCGACACTGGCTACTGCTATTTCCCAATGCCGTTCGACCGCTCTGCCAGGGTCGAGCTCGTGTCGGAGCGCGCGGACGGCGAGCCCATCGACGTGAGGGCGGAGGTCGCTCACGTCGACGTGCCTCGCCGGCCGGACGAGGGGCGCTTCTACGCGGTGTGGCGCCGCGAGAACCCGACGAGCGTCGGCGCTCCCTTCACCTTCGTGAAGGCCGAGGGGCGCGGCCATCTTGTGGGCGCCATCCTGCAGGCGCAGGGCATGGAAGGCGGCAATACCATCTTCTTCGAGGGCGACGACCAGGCCACCATCGACGGCAGCCTGACCGTGCACGGTACCGGCTCCGAGGACTTCTTCAACGGCGGTTGGTACGACGTGCCGGGTCGCTGGGACCACCGCTTCTCCATGCCGCTCGCCGGGTGCCTGGACTACGAGAAGCCGCTCGGGCGAACGGGCGGGTTCCGCCTCTTCTTGCCGGATGCTTACACCTTCGAGCGCAGCCTGCACCTGGCCATCGAGCACGCGCCGGAGGGCAACACCCTGACGACCGACTACGTGGGCATGACCTACCTGTACGCCGACCGCCCGCCAAGCGGAGCCGGTGAGTTGCCCCCGGCCACGCAGCGCGCGGTGACCGACCCGGCGCGCGTGGTCTTCGTGACGGGCTGGAACGTGCCGATCGACGCCTTCTCGTTTGGGAACGCGACGCTCACCAAGCGCGAGGAGAAGGTGGGCGAGCGGACGGTGCGGGTTCTCTCCATGCGCGCCACGGGAAGCGACGTGTTCGGCGACCACTTCCTCGCCCTGCGGTGCGAGGCGCCCTCCACCGGGGATTACCGCGTGCTGGCCGAGGTGCTCGCCGGGCCGGACGGCGGCATCGTGCGGCTGGACCGGGAGGAGGCGCCCGCCGGTCCGGATGTCGATCTTTACGCGCCAGCGGCCGAGGTGCGCTCGGTGGAGCTCGGCCGCCTGCCGATGCGCGCGGGCGCCAACCGCGTGCTGCTGAAGCTGGTGGGCGCCAACGCCGCCTCGAGCGGCAAGGGGATCGACCTAGTGTCGGTGTCGTTGGATCGCCTGCCCGCGCCGTAG
- a CDS encoding nucleotidyltransferase family protein: protein MTDASRARKAVVMAAGRGKRLGSLTTERPKPMLPVRGRPVLEHIVRGLLSTGLGEILLVVGYRGEAIVEHFGDGAALGARIAYVWQSAATGTGAALACGREFAAGEPVLAAYGDILTDPAHYAALLASYAAAPCGAVIGVNYMEDPSAGAAVFREGERVTRVVEKPPPGTARCHWNVAGVSVFGPAVWPILDALTLSPRGEYELTAAIERLIRTGAGVRAVELGGFWSDIGTPAALAEAERLWTS from the coding sequence ATGACCGACGCATCTCGAGCGCGCAAGGCGGTCGTCATGGCCGCCGGCCGGGGCAAACGCCTCGGCAGCCTCACCACCGAGCGCCCCAAGCCGATGCTGCCCGTGCGCGGTCGGCCCGTGCTGGAGCACATCGTGCGCGGCCTGCTCTCCACGGGACTGGGGGAGATCCTGCTGGTGGTAGGCTACCGTGGCGAGGCGATCGTGGAGCACTTTGGCGACGGAGCGGCGCTGGGAGCGCGGATCGCCTATGTGTGGCAGTCGGCGGCCACCGGTACCGGCGCCGCGCTGGCGTGCGGGCGCGAGTTCGCCGCCGGCGAGCCCGTCCTCGCCGCCTACGGCGACATCCTGACCGACCCCGCCCACTACGCGGCCCTGCTGGCCTCCTATGCCGCCGCTCCCTGCGGCGCCGTGATCGGCGTCAACTACATGGAGGACCCCTCGGCGGGCGCCGCGGTGTTCCGCGAGGGCGAGCGCGTGACGCGCGTGGTGGAGAAGCCCCCGCCGGGCACGGCGCGCTGCCACTGGAACGTCGCCGGCGTCAGCGTCTTCGGCCCGGCGGTCTGGCCAATCCTCGACGCGCTCACCCTCTCGCCGCGTGGCGAGTACGAGCTGACCGCGGCCATCGAGCGGCTCATTCGGACCGGCGCCGGCGTGCGCGCCGTGGAGCTGGGCGGCTTCTGGTCGGACATCGGCACGCCGGCCGCGCTAGCCGAGGCGGAGCGGCTCTGGACGAGCTAA
- the msrB gene encoding peptide-methionine (R)-S-oxide reductase MsrB, with protein sequence MTTTREVRTVSHTTEGKPETPRTDEDWKKKLTPEQYHVLREKGTERPFTGKFWNSHEDGTYRCAACGQVLFGSAAKFDSGCGWPSFWKAADRGAVRFQEDNSHGMRRTEVLCSRCGGHLGHIFDDGPDPTGKRYCINSVSLEFEPKKP encoded by the coding sequence ATGACGACCACCAGAGAGGTGCGAACCGTGAGCCATACCACCGAAGGCAAGCCCGAGACGCCCCGGACCGACGAGGATTGGAAGAAGAAGCTGACGCCGGAGCAGTACCACGTGCTGCGCGAGAAGGGCACCGAGCGGCCCTTCACCGGCAAGTTCTGGAACAGCCACGAGGACGGCACCTATCGCTGCGCGGCGTGCGGGCAGGTCCTCTTCGGCTCGGCCGCCAAGTTCGACTCCGGCTGCGGTTGGCCGAGCTTCTGGAAGGCGGCCGATCGGGGCGCGGTGAGGTTCCAGGAGGACAACAGCCACGGCATGCGCCGCACCGAGGTGCTCTGCAGCCGGTGCGGCGGGCACCTGGGCCACATCTTCGACGACGGGCCCGACCCGACCGGCAAGCGCTATTGCATCAACTCGGTGAGTCTGGAGTTCGAGCCGAAGAAGCCCTGA
- a CDS encoding cold-shock protein — protein sequence MSKVGTVKWFNATKGYGFIAQEGGEDVFVHFSAIEMNGYRELHEGQKVQFEVAEDPRGKGLRATNVVVV from the coding sequence ATGTCGAAGGTTGGCACGGTGAAGTGGTTCAACGCCACGAAGGGGTATGGGTTCATCGCGCAGGAAGGCGGTGAGGACGTTTTCGTTCACTTCAGCGCGATCGAGATGAACGGGTACCGCGAGTTGCACGAGGGCCAGAAGGTGCAGTTCGAGGTCGCCGAGGACCCGCGCGGAAAGGGGCTGCGAGCGACGAACGTCGTCGTCGTCTAG
- a CDS encoding beta-lactamase family protein, translating into MAALASGAAVGAGKDPWREVKEFLDGERRAGVFPGSALIASRAGDVAFRRFDGTYRGLKGKAIPLTPAVSHPLYSYSKLVSSTVIAMLVGEGLLDYDARVSAYIPEFTGGGKEPITLRYLLTHAAGIPSAPLGRAGTEEEWQAGVRSVCAATTEWEPGSRTAYHALSGLFVAAEAARRVLKGKPWPEICRERLFGPIGASTLTFGLPREQALTALTPQPAETPADLDTWFGIVGQPGGGCFGTAADALKVVWLHLNGGAWGARRLIPRDVLDRVHTVQFAREIETARAAGKPPAHEPWGLGPLLRGDGPEAQTPGWFGFGSRPSPGVFGHAGIDTVIGVGDMTDGRAVMFITTDSPRPPEKTVPLRNGVTDRAFAALQAST; encoded by the coding sequence TTGGCTGCACTGGCATCGGGGGCGGCGGTCGGGGCCGGCAAGGACCCCTGGCGCGAGGTGAAGGAGTTTCTAGACGGCGAGCGCCGAGCGGGCGTGTTCCCCGGCTCGGCGTTGATCGCGTCGCGCGCCGGTGATGTCGCGTTCCGCCGCTTCGACGGCACCTACCGCGGCCTGAAGGGCAAGGCGATCCCGCTGACGCCGGCCGTCTCGCATCCGCTCTATTCCTACTCCAAGCTCGTCTCGTCCACGGTGATCGCCATGCTCGTCGGCGAGGGCCTGCTCGACTACGACGCGCGCGTCTCGGCTTACATTCCGGAGTTCACTGGCGGCGGCAAGGAGCCGATCACGCTACGCTATCTGCTCACGCACGCCGCCGGCATCCCGAGCGCGCCGCTGGGTCGCGCCGGCACCGAAGAGGAATGGCAGGCCGGCGTGCGGTCGGTGTGCGCGGCTACGACCGAGTGGGAGCCAGGTTCGCGCACGGCCTACCACGCGCTCAGCGGCCTGTTCGTGGCGGCGGAGGCGGCGCGCCGCGTGCTCAAGGGCAAGCCCTGGCCGGAGATCTGCCGCGAGCGGCTGTTCGGCCCCATCGGCGCCTCAACGCTTACCTTCGGCCTGCCGCGCGAGCAGGCGCTCACCGCGCTCACTCCGCAGCCGGCGGAGACGCCCGCCGACCTGGACACCTGGTTCGGCATCGTCGGCCAGCCCGGCGGCGGTTGCTTCGGCACCGCGGCGGACGCGCTCAAGGTGGTGTGGCTGCACCTCAACGGCGGCGCCTGGGGCGCGCGCCGGCTCATCCCTCGCGACGTGCTGGATCGCGTGCACACGGTGCAGTTCGCGCGAGAGATCGAGACGGCGCGGGCGGCCGGCAAACCGCCCGCGCACGAGCCCTGGGGCCTGGGACCACTGCTTCGCGGCGACGGACCCGAGGCGCAGACGCCCGGCTGGTTCGGCTTCGGAAGCCGGCCGTCGCCCGGCGTTTTCGGCCACGCCGGCATCGACACTGTGATCGGCGTGGGCGACATGACGGACGGGCGCGCGGTGATGTTCATCACCACGGACTCGCCCAGGCCGCCCGAGAAGACGGTTCCGCTGCGCAACGGCGTGACGGATCGGGCCTTCGCGGCGCTGCAGGCGTCGACCTAG